From a single Thalassophryne amazonica chromosome 7, fThaAma1.1, whole genome shotgun sequence genomic region:
- the LOC117514766 gene encoding E3 ubiquitin-protein ligase rnf146-like — protein MASCGEVNHSVGSLPSGKKGSGGGSGSSAESSCSSSSTSSPALSVPECAICLQSCVHPVQLPCHHVFCFLCVKGASWQSKRCALCRQEVPDDFLERPTLLSPEELKASAGGRGGAGNDHAWYYEGRNGWWQYDERTSRELEDAFSKGKKTAEMLIAGFLYVADLENMVQYRRNEHGRRRKMKRDVLDIPKKGVAGLRLDAESVSGVAGRENSADGADTAVAGGQLPVLGVLSTLPAAAAVARPPISLGGQLGGGGGPTTLEDAMSQLQISPRPTPPPERSETGEGEEDEEEEEDEEVASPSRSSDPHTSVDESGSGEWSDNEEDDEEDGGDGEHVEPWDERPQRQRLNPEDRVPPGAESTSPPSSSSSSGRSRMPDGQCTTTGV, from the coding sequence ATGGCTAGTTGTGGTGAGGTCAACCACTCCGTGGGCTCGCTTCCATCGGGTAAGAAAGGCAGCGGCGGTGGAAGTGGGAGCAGTGCGGAGTCATCGTGCTCCAGCTCGAGTACCTCCTCCCCGGCCCTGTCTGTCCCAGAGTGCGCCATCTGTCTGCAGAGCTGTGTCCACCCGGTGCAGCTGCCGTGCCATCACGTCTTCTGCTTTCTGTGTGTGAAGGGAGCGTCCTGGCAGAGCAAGCGCTGCGCCCTCTGCAGGCAAGAAGTACCCGATGACTTCCTGGAGCGGCCTACGCTCCTCTCTCCCGAGGAGCTGAAAGCGTCAGCAGGGGGTCGGGGTGGAGCAGGAAACGATCACGCCTGGTACTACGAGGGCCGCAACGGTTGGTGGCAGTACGATGAGCGGACCAGCCGCGAGCTGGAGGACGCTTTCTCCAAAGGCAAGAAGACGGCCGAGATGCTGATCGCTGGTTTTTTGTATGTAGCTGACTTGGAGAACATGGTGCAGTACAGGCGCAATGAGCACGGTCGGAGACGCAAGATGAAGAGAGACGTTTTGGATATCCCCAAGAAGGGAGTGGCAGGACTGCGTTTGGACGCTGAGAGTGTTTCTGGAGTGGCGGGTAGAGAAAACTCTGCTGACGGCGCAGATACCGCAGTGGCAGGTGGACAGCTTCCGGTACTCGGTGTCCTGTCCACATTGCCAGCTGCCGCAGCCGTAGCCAGGCCTCCCATATCTCTTGGTGGTCAGCTTGGCGGCGGCGGCGGCCCCACCACCCTGGAGGATGCTATGTCTCAGCTGCAAATCAGCCCCCGGCCCACACCTCCCCCTGAGCGCTCTGAGACTGGGGAAGGGGAGGAGGacgaagaagaggaagaggatgAGGAGGTGGCTTCACCTTCTAGGTCCTCAGACCCTCACACCTCTGTGGATGAGTCCGGCTCTGGAGAGTGGAGCGACAATGAGGAAGACGACGAAGAGGACGGGGGCGATGGAGAGCATGTGGAGCCCTGGGATGAGAGGCCGCAGAGGCAAAGACTGAACCCTGAGGACAGAGTTCCTCCTGGAGCCGAGTCCACTTCTCCACCTTCTTCATCCAGTAGCAGTGGAAGGTCCAGAATGCCTGATGGCCAGTGTACAACGACTGGTGTGTGA